A segment of the Bacillus sp. es.034 genome:
ACCAGGTGATTCTTCAATGGTAGCTAAGTACTCATCGAGAAGAGCAATTCTGGATTCCGTTTGATCAATTTGGGATTGGATTAAGTCTAATAATTTTTGTTTATCGTATACATCCGCAAAGAGTAATGCCCCATAAACTTGTAAGTTTACATACTCCGATTTGGTTCCGTATTTGGCCATTAATTTATCAAATTCTTCTATTCCTAAAGACGTTACTTTAAAGGTGTGAATGTCACGACCGTTGTTTGAACGTCCTTCATGTGTTTCTTCAATCAACCCTTTTTCTTGGAGTTGTTGTAAATTGTAATAAAATGATCCTTTCGTAAAGTTGACGATATATTTATAATGTCGTTTTTCCATTAAACTTAAAAGTTCGTATCCATGAGCTCCGGGGTTTTGAATAAGTAATCCAAGGATGAGTAAGGGAATCAAGGTTGCATCACCTTCGCCATCTGCGCTTCAAATTCAGCGTATGTGATTTTACCCAGAGCCAAATTCATACTGTGAATATACATTTGTTCCGTTTTCGAATAGGTATGGTTGATCGTTAGGGATTGATTTTCATCCGTAAGAGGTCCTGAGATATGACGCTTTTTCGAAAATGCCTCGAAGTAGCGAAAACCGAATTTTCGTTGGGAAACGGCGTTCAAATGAATACCATCCGGATTGGAAGTTAGACCTTTTGCCGATACAAAATAACAATTCGGCTGCTCATGAGCAAATCGACGTAATTCAGCGTTGATTTCTTGAAACTCTGATGAGTACTTTCCGAAACCTTCTTTCCCTAAGAAATGACCAAGCTCACCAATGATCAATGGGACGTCTTGAAGGTTTAATTCTTTACGTAACGTTTCAATGATAAGAGATAACTTTTCGTAATAGGTCTCATGGAGAGAGTGATGGCTGTCACTTTCACCTTGATGCCAAAGGATGCCACAAATTTCACTGGTTTCAAGAGCAAAGCGGGCGTCTGACAAAGCATGTTTGAAAAGAGTGCCTTGCGGGTGCCAATCGTTCAAGGAACTGCCGCCTTCCGCACAAGGAATCAATCCAATTTCATCATCCGGGTTGGCTTTCGAACACTGGTCTGCAAAAGATGCTGCCAGACTTACACCAGCAACAGGACGGTCATAATTAATCGGCTCAGTCATCATTTGCCACTGACCGTTGCGAAGCATTTTTATTTTTTCATTATAGATCGGGTCTACCTCATGCAGGAATCCACGACCTGCCATATTCGATTGTCCTACCATTAAAAAAGATTTTATCATTTCAGTTTCATTCCTTTACACAATAGTCTAATTAGACTAAGCTAGTATAAAGTCTAATTAGACTATTGTCAATAAAACAGGAGAGGGCTGATGATGTTGAAAAGTGTCAGAATGTTAAAAATCTGGATGTGTGTTGGACTGTTAAGTTTCAGTCTTGTCGGTTTAAGCCTCTTTGGAAACGGATTAGAGCAGACTGAAGCAAAAGAAAAAGCAACAAGTCATGGGAATGCTCATAAGTTCATGCAACTCGAGAAAAAGTTTGATGCCCGGCTCGGCGTCTATGCAATTGACACCGGTACAAAACGCACGGTGGTCTATCGACCTGATGAACGGTTTGCCTACACATCCACTTATAAGGCTTTGGCAGCAGGGGCAGTGCTGCAACAAAACTCGATGGATGAACTTGATGAAGTCATCACCTACACCAAGGATGACCTCGTCACGTATTCGCCCATTACAGAGCAACACGTAGATACCGGGATGACCCTTAGGGGAATTTGCGATGCGGCTATCCGTTACAGCGATAATACCGCCGGGAACCTTTTATTTCAGGAACTAGGAGGACCTGACGGCTTCGAAAATGCAATGAGGCAAATCGGCGATCCTGTCACCGAGGCTGATCGCTTTGAGACTGATTTGAACAGTGCCATCCCAGGAGACATCCGTGATACCAGTACAGCAAGAGCACTTGCCACCAACCTGAAGGCTTTCACCGTAGACGATGTGCTCCCGGAGGATAAGCGTACAATCCTGACAGATTGGATGAAGAGGAATACTACTGGAGACGAACTAATCCGTGCGGCCGTACCTAAAGGATGGGTGGTAGGCGATAAAACGGGAGCAGGAGACTACGGAACGCGAAACGATATTGCTATCGTTTGGCCACCGAATCGAGATCCCATTATCATTGCGGTTCTGTCCAGCCGTGATACGAAGGATGCTGCCTATGATAATGAACTTATAGCAAAGGCAGCTAAGGTTACAGTGAATGCTTTTAAGTGATTTTCTGAAATGTTCTTCACTATTGTTTAAGGTCAAAGGTTGAAAAATATTCAACCCACCTCAATATGTTCATATATATCGCAGCCAGGGGGACAGATCCTATGGCTCTTTGAATAGAAGCCGCGGTGCCTGTCCCCGTGGCGCACCCCAACCAAACTCATATACATGAACCTGGAAGGCCTCTAATAAAATAAATTATTAGTCCTTTTCGGGGGGAGTTCACATGGAGAACACGATTATAAGAAACGTCAGAGTATTTATCGCAAGTCCCTTCTTTAGTAAGGAACAAATAGACAGGGTACAAAGACTTGAACATGCCCTTATGCGGAATCCGTATGTGTCAGAAATCTTCTCCGCACGATTTCATCAATTTGAACATCTCGAATTTGGTTCAAAAGAGTGGAGGCGGAAGGTATTCCGCAATGATCTGAGGCATTTAAGGCGATCCGATGTAGTGGTGGGCATCCGCGATTACGAAGGCAAGTACGTGGACAGCGGAACGGCATTTGAAATCGGGTACGCCCACGCCATGCAAAAGCCCATCCTATTGATTAATGAAAAAAATTCCGTCATGAATTTAATGATGGCAGACAGTTTACACGCTTACTTTACGAAAGTAGAAGATCTGAAAACGTATGATTTTCATCGTATGCCGAAAGCTCCTTATGAGGGGCCGGTGATATGATGGGTTGTAACAGGATTAAGGAGATATCGCTTTCTTCAGAATGAATGGAGGCGATGTTTTTTATTTGGTGGTTATTCTGCTAAAGGGCCATTTAATGGAACAAGGTTTCTAAAAAAATATTGGTGTTTATGCTAAAATTAGACAAGGTTGTGAAAGGACGGACTCTACAGCCAGAACTAGTTTAAAGTAAGGTTACTTTTAAAATTATATAATTTATATACTAATCGCCGCCATTTAGTTCGGCGGTTTTCTAATGCCAATAAAAAAATAGTAGTTTTTTGTAACGAAATTGACTTGAATCGGATATATAGACGAAAGGAGGAAAAGGCTTGGGAGAACTTGATGAAATATATAGCAATTATGCTGAAGAAGTATTCAAATATCTAATGTGTCTTTGTCACAACGCAGATTTATCAGAAGAACTAACACAAGAAACCTTCTATCAAGCTGTAAAATCCATTGATAGATATAATGGTGAATGTAAAATGTCAGTCTGGCTTTGTCAAATAGCGAAGCACTCTTATTATAAGCACCTTGAACAAAATAAGAAACAACAAAGACATAAGTTTCAAGATGACGCATTACATACTTCTCCTGAAGCTGAATTTATTTATTCGGAAGACAAAATTGCCCTTTATCGAACTATTCACTTCCTTGAAGAACCATATAAAGAGGTGTTGCTTTTGAGGATCTTAGGCGGTCTTAGTTTCAAAGAGATAGGAGAAATTCAACTGAAAAATGAAAACTGGGCGAGAGTTACTTTTTATAGGGCTAAAATGAAATTAAGGGAAAGGGGTAGGGATAACAATGGACAATAAATGCAATATAGTAAGAGATTTACTCCCTTCTTATATCGATCATTTGTGCAGCCAAGATAGTATTCATTTTATTGAGGAACATATGAATTCGTGTGAAAAATGTAGAGAAGTATTAGAAAGTATGAAAAATAATGTTGATTTATCTAATAACATGGATGAAGTATATAAAGTGGAAGTGAAGAGACCATTTCAGAAAGTATCCAGGTTTTTCAATGCTCAAAAGAAACTGACGAATTATTTACTTATAGCTACACTTTGCTCCTTGCTGATTGGATTCGTTTTTCTAATTCAATCAAATAAAAAGTTTAGTGAATATAAAGAAGAAGTAACTAATCTAGAAGTTGTAGACCAAGAAAAAGAAGCTATTATGGATGATGTATTTCAAATTCTTGGAGACTCAACAGAATTGACTGAAAAAGAAGAAAAACAACTTCTTACTATTTTTAAAAAGTATAATGAAAAACTGAATTTGTTAGCTGTTTTTCCAGCAGCAAATTTAAAAGATCGCTTACAGGAAAATCCTTCTGTAAAACAGGAACCTACAACGATCTATCCTATTGAGTACAGTAAAGCCGCGATTGTCATTGGAGACGAGGGTGTTTTGGGAAAGAGAGAGACAATTGTTCCTAGTGGTTATGACTTAGGAACCGTAATGATGGCGAATAAACAATGGGGTATTCAATACGAATATAAGAGTTCGTATGAAAAAACTATTGAGAGACATCACCAATTAACCTATTACGGACCAAGCACTTGGAGCTTTTTTCAGGCACCTATACTAATGTTTATTATTTTTAGTATTCTTTTTGTAGTTTGGTTGTTTTTAAAGAGACAAAATAACCATCTGAAAGATGTAATGGGATAATATTTTTTCAAGTTAGTATGAGCTAAAAGCATTAAGGGCTTAAATCTAGAAAAAGAACTAACATTCGAACATAAACTTAACTTTCGGGGCTTATCCAGCATCAGGTAAGCTCTTTTATTATGAATATTTTTCTTGAGTATGAAGTTAGAATTTGAAATAATTGGTATTAAGTTAAAGGGCAGTTTAACGGAAGATTGAAAAAGCTGATCACCCAAAGTAATGCTGGAAATTAGAGGGAGATTTCGAAAAGAGATATGTATAAAGAAGTACTATTAAAAGACAGATGTTCTTCTGATCATTGTGTAACAGAAGAACATTTGTCTTTTTGTTTAAGGTGTTCGTTTGAGGATATCATCGCTAGACAGATAGCTAATCCTGAGCAGAGGAAGAGGAAGAGTTTTCCTTCAGTAATAAAATGATAGGCTATAAGTGGCCCTAAAGCTGCCCCAAAGTCTACAGCTATTGAATAGTAATTAATTAATGAAGTTCTCCCCTCAATTTGGTAAGCTTCGTCAGATACTAATGTATCGGTTAAGGTTGTAATAATGGTTGAACAAATTAGTATGGCGATAATGATGAGACCCCATATCATAAATGGGAGTTGGCTATCCATAAAAGGATATAAACTTCCGATAATTAGTAAGGCGCTTAGAAGTATAGAATGCCTGCCCCACTTCCCGTCTGAAATCCTTCCTATAAATGGAGCCAAGAAGGGCTCCCATGCCCATCTCATTCCGAGAAGAAGCCCTGAGACGACTCCTGAAGTTAATAGTATACCGTTAAAAGTCAAAGTCCCACCGTAATGCTTAGATAAGTAAAAGCTAACAGTTGAAAGAAACACCCCTTGTAGGAGGAAAGATACGATGAAACCTCTGAAAAGCGATAGCTGGATACCCCTTTTTTTAGAAGAGAGATCTTAACTATCCCCGATTCTTGTCTAGGTGGTAAAGACTTATAAGAGAGAAAAAATATGAAAGGTATAGCTAAAGAGCATATACATGCAAATACCAGGCAAGTTAACTTAAGGCCAATTTGGTAGCATAAAAATCCCCCTATGGTCATTCCTGCTAAACTTCCTAATCGATAAGTTCCATTATACATCCCCATTAAATGCCCTTTATTGGAATTGGTAGACAATTGCACCACCATTAAATGCCCTGTAAGGCGTAATAAGGCCCATGCAAATCCCCATACACAACGAAGTATTAACCAAAATAGGAGTCCATTTAGGGAGAAAAAACCAATGTTTACTATTATGGTTAAACAGATGGCTAGTAACAAGGAAAGTCGAAGATTTAAGGTTCTAGTTATAAAAGCAGCAAACGGATTAAGTGGTATACGAATTAAGCGATTAACCGACAATAGGAGGCCAACTTCTATTAGTGAAGATAATCCAGCTTCTTTCCAATAAAGGGGCAAAGCAATATACAGCATAGAATCTGTTAGCAAGCAAATACCTGTAATGAGAGCAGTTATTATTATGTTCGATTTACTAGATGTTTTTTCCATCAATTTCCTCCCTCTCTTTCATAATTATTGTAAAAGAGATAAAATGATAAGAAAAATATATATATTTTATTAATTCATAAATTTTATTTATAGGGGGATGTTGATGAATCTACACGCTTTACGCCAATTTATCAATGTAGTACAGATGGGAAGTATTACAAGCGCAGCAAAGCAGTTACATATTAGTCAACCTGCAATTACAATGCAAATTAGGAATTTGGAAAAAGAACTTGGTGTCACACTTTTTAGAGCAAAAGGTCGGGGAATCGAGCTTACCGAGGCCGGTGGATTTATATATCAACAAGCCATTAAGTTGTTTATTACAGAGGAGGAAGTAGAAAAGAAAATTCAACAATATACGACTGGGGAAGCAGGTAAGGTAAGAATCTTTGCTACAAATTTTCCGGCAAGTTACTTACTTCCCAAATGGATTGCTAACTTTAAAAAGCTTTATCCATCAGCTGAAATTACCTTGAATTCCGGTAATACTGAAAGTGCATTAGAAAAATTGGTCATGTATGAAACCGATATTGCAGTAATTGCAAGTCCTTTTTCGATTCCAGAAGAGCTGGAAGCCATTGACCTGCTAGAAGACGAACTCTTTTTTATTGTACCTCGAGGTCACCCTCTAGGTTCAAAGGTTGTAGAATTTAAAGATCTTATGAATGAGTGTTTTATTCTAAGAGGAGAAGGAAGTTCCACTAAAGCTTTAATAGATTCTTTATGTCATGTCAGGCAAATCCACTTGCAGAATGCGCCAATTCAAGTAGAGAAAATTGAAGAAGCGATTCAGATAGTTTCATTTGGATATGGTATTACTTTAGCGCCAAAATTAGCAATTTTGCCTTATTTAAAAGCAGAGCTTATTGATATTGTTTACATAGAAGACCTCCAACTTTCTAGAAAAATAAGATTGTGTATGCGCCGGGATGTTGATCTAGGTCCGGCAGTTAGAAATTTAATAAATCTAATCTTACATACAACAAAATCCAATTCTGATTTAGTTGTAGACGGTGCCCTTAATAAAGGCGAGGTGGCAGCTATTATCGCTCAACATATAGTCGATTAAAGGTCCAGTGTTTGTCAATAACAATATAACAAGTCTTATTCAATAAATGGGGGCTAATCTAGAACAGGATGAGCCCCCTTTGAAGTTTTTCTTGAGTAAAACACTATATTTTGAAATAATTGGTATTAAGTTAAAGGGCAGTTTAATGAAATAAATTTTATGAGTAATCAAAGATATTTAGGCTGTCTATTGAAAATTCAACTTGTGGAAATATATAGAATTTGACACAATTGATAATATATCAATAGCAAGTATGAAGGGTGATTTCTATTTCAAGAACTGCTGATTACACTATACAGGGATTTTTATATCAATTTCATAAAACATTATTGGAAATTCAAAGTAAGCCTTCAGAGGAGTTTGTTTCAATAGAAGGTATTATTGAAGATGTAGAGGTCTTCACTGCTGGTAGAACGGAAGCAATTCAATGCAAGTATCATGAATCTATAGAAAAGTTCACGTTATCTCAGGTATATAAACCCATTATTCAGATGATGGAACACTGGTATAATTCTGGAAATAAAGATAATGGCGTAACATACATACTCTATGCATATTTTCCTCACATGTTTGGGGAGGAAATAAACTTAACTACAGAAGATATTGAGGAAATATTATCTACTAAAAATAAGAAATTATCCATTAAAGCAGCAAACCTAAAAGGAAAAGTAAACATTAAAGAATTCCTGGAGAATTTTAAGTTTGAATTTGGTCACTCGATGGACGATTTAAAAAAAGTAATTATTTCGAACTTCTTAGATTTAGGATTTAAAGAAGAGTATGTTGATAATTTAATATATCCAAATGCAATAAATTTCATCGCAGAAACTAGTACACTCCATTCTGAGAAAGAAAGAACGATAAACATTGGAGAATTCTTACAATGTTTACAAAAAATAAAAAATACAGCATTATCAAAATGGACTCTATCCTTAAGAAGTTTTCGATCAATAATACAAACTAGAAAAAAACAACTAAATGTAAATTTGCAACAAAATTCCAGACTAAGATACTTTATTATAAAGGAAGAATTCATAGAGGATTTTGATCAAAATATTGTAACTTTCATTAAGGAATATTTAGACAAATACCACTTTAAAATTGTACATGATAGGACACCGTTATTTTGCCTAGATTGTTCAGACCATAAATTTAATGAAATATTAGTAAGGCTACATCAGAAAAATATAAAAGCTAACCATGGCTTGGTTGCATCTGATTGCTTTGATGAAGCATATTTCTTTGGAAATCCTATCACTAACTATAAAAAAAGACAAATCATTAGTAGAGAATTTGAAATACGAATGTTACATATTAAACGTCATGAAATTTTGAATAGATATAAAGCTGATGATCTATTTATCCTGTCAGATAATGATTACTTTCTCAATAGTACTGATGTCAACTATGAAAAAATTGAGCTCCGTGATTTTAATGCAATAAAATTTGTATTAGGAATGAGGGATTCCTATGAGTAATGAAGTATTAGGTGTTGTTATTGACAGTTCTCCGCTCGATATAGTAATAGAAGTTCAGGATGTTAGAACATTCGAAAAGAATAAAAGCTTTCTACAGGTTGGCCAATATATTAAAATCCTCGACGGTAATTCAAAACATATAATAAGTTCTATTTCAAATGTAAAGGCGATACACC
Coding sequences within it:
- a CDS encoding helix-turn-helix transcriptional regulator; this encodes MIPLLILGLLIQNPGAHGYELLSLMEKRHYKYIVNFTKGSFYYNLQQLQEKGLIEETHEGRSNNGRDIHTFKVTSLGIEEFDKLMAKYGTKSEYVNLQVYGALLFADVYDKQKLLDLIQSQIDQTESRIALLDEYLATIEESPGKIDYFGRMNENSRSHHLVNLKWFKELKADIEGATD
- a CDS encoding sialate O-acetylesterase, with the translated sequence MIKSFLMVGQSNMAGRGFLHEVDPIYNEKIKMLRNGQWQMMTEPINYDRPVAGVSLAASFADQCSKANPDDEIGLIPCAEGGSSLNDWHPQGTLFKHALSDARFALETSEICGILWHQGESDSHHSLHETYYEKLSLIIETLRKELNLQDVPLIIGELGHFLGKEGFGKYSSEFQEINAELRRFAHEQPNCYFVSAKGLTSNPDGIHLNAVSQRKFGFRYFEAFSKKRHISGPLTDENQSLTINHTYSKTEQMYIHSMNLALGKITYAEFEAQMAKVMQP
- the bla gene encoding class A beta-lactamase; this translates as MMLKSVRMLKIWMCVGLLSFSLVGLSLFGNGLEQTEAKEKATSHGNAHKFMQLEKKFDARLGVYAIDTGTKRTVVYRPDERFAYTSTYKALAAGAVLQQNSMDELDEVITYTKDDLVTYSPITEQHVDTGMTLRGICDAAIRYSDNTAGNLLFQELGGPDGFENAMRQIGDPVTEADRFETDLNSAIPGDIRDTSTARALATNLKAFTVDDVLPEDKRTILTDWMKRNTTGDELIRAAVPKGWVVGDKTGAGDYGTRNDIAIVWPPNRDPIIIAVLSSRDTKDAAYDNELIAKAAKVTVNAFK
- a CDS encoding nucleoside 2-deoxyribosyltransferase → MENTIIRNVRVFIASPFFSKEQIDRVQRLEHALMRNPYVSEIFSARFHQFEHLEFGSKEWRRKVFRNDLRHLRRSDVVVGIRDYEGKYVDSGTAFEIGYAHAMQKPILLINEKNSVMNLMMADSLHAYFTKVEDLKTYDFHRMPKAPYEGPVI
- a CDS encoding sigma-70 family RNA polymerase sigma factor translates to MGELDEIYSNYAEEVFKYLMCLCHNADLSEELTQETFYQAVKSIDRYNGECKMSVWLCQIAKHSYYKHLEQNKKQQRHKFQDDALHTSPEAEFIYSEDKIALYRTIHFLEEPYKEVLLLRILGGLSFKEIGEIQLKNENWARVTFYRAKMKLRERGRDNNGQ
- a CDS encoding zf-HC2 domain-containing protein, yielding MDNKCNIVRDLLPSYIDHLCSQDSIHFIEEHMNSCEKCREVLESMKNNVDLSNNMDEVYKVEVKRPFQKVSRFFNAQKKLTNYLLIATLCSLLIGFVFLIQSNKKFSEYKEEVTNLEVVDQEKEAIMDDVFQILGDSTELTEKEEKQLLTIFKKYNEKLNLLAVFPAANLKDRLQENPSVKQEPTTIYPIEYSKAAIVIGDEGVLGKRETIVPSGYDLGTVMMANKQWGIQYEYKSSYEKTIERHHQLTYYGPSTWSFFQAPILMFIIFSILFVVWLFLKRQNNHLKDVMG
- a CDS encoding MFS transporter; protein product: MTFNGILLTSGVVSGLLLGMRWAWEPFLAPFIGRISDGKWGRHSILLSALLIIGSLYPFMDSQLPFMIWGLIIIAILICSTIITTLTDTLVSDEAYQIEGRTSLINYYSIAVDFGAALGPLIAYHFITEGKLFLFLCSGLAICLAMISSNEHLKQKDKCSSVTQ
- a CDS encoding MFS transporter; amino-acid sequence: MEKTSSKSNIIITALITGICLLTDSMLYIALPLYWKEAGLSSLIEVGLLLSVNRLIRIPLNPFAAFITRTLNLRLSLLLAICLTIIVNIGFFSLNGLLFWLILRCVWGFAWALLRLTGHLMVVQLSTNSNKGHLMGMYNGTYRLGSLAGMTIGGFLCYQIGLKLTCLVFACICSLAIPFIFFLSYKSLPPRQESGIVKISLLKKGVSSYRFSEVSSYLSSYKGCFFQLLAFTYLSITVGL
- a CDS encoding LysR family transcriptional regulator → MNLHALRQFINVVQMGSITSAAKQLHISQPAITMQIRNLEKELGVTLFRAKGRGIELTEAGGFIYQQAIKLFITEEEVEKKIQQYTTGEAGKVRIFATNFPASYLLPKWIANFKKLYPSAEITLNSGNTESALEKLVMYETDIAVIASPFSIPEELEAIDLLEDELFFIVPRGHPLGSKVVEFKDLMNECFILRGEGSSTKALIDSLCHVRQIHLQNAPIQVEKIEEAIQIVSFGYGITLAPKLAILPYLKAELIDIVYIEDLQLSRKIRLCMRRDVDLGPAVRNLINLILHTTKSNSDLVVDGALNKGEVAAIIAQHIVD